In the Chroococcidiopsis sp. SAG 2025 genome, one interval contains:
- a CDS encoding CRISPR-associated protein Csc3, which yields MDSACQFILTVSRIAGVAEDKRPLLLAATAVHDLNKLDTQGRNVKTLARNKDFLREELEKACVLTFVVTEDDFELVRKLIERHSGHNISDAARFLPEDPDIERWAAMLTAADLFDLGIPDEKRFRKLETELTVAFGRSCNLFRLRLTEDKGYITALLLGACEEVLQKHGLNSLAIFPDGELFEGEALPKVSLTKEIAGVWQSKIDLVFGNNIERLVRPTKDGIKITHQAIQQNIEEVLINFESLLERKKAGYKSEKITKDVTKWSDAAGADAINKATKLGLIPVSDADEFAISEGLKAAYLSYREVGLSSKEVWNKIAYHTGISEQQRIALEPFNGQYGRPLFAAKAAIKGIEGIKEALKESFQLRKESTQFSEDIEVSEEMIVAVNRMVNLPFTVRLNGVSDLNAYTEVNPKRRCFLGSTSTEIDELISANMPPGTKVQAFSNRLPGGINAEPKRQADSIAALAYQLMAVGANFPAVKKQDPIYLHLALPKGSAPELLRIWRELLQQLAATNADSGTVTVDKIQLYRDNQLEFTSDKVVGAALPKRPEFVHTTVIIPIVWGDANASLALLKSLRLGLEISLSLDIGFPFTLSSNLEVELFNDVYGRVEGIPAALQPLLGSGQYQQCQDAEKILERLRCIGKLAISVASIQKADDCLYDLVRACARPIELYYVLLRWILREQDEPNLSAIWSRICEPLNTLLNNLMPNETSLLTQYLKEAAQIAAEAKIWGSSFKRTAQTEPFTAFIAAIRTQKSHLGLETIFAALIQQYHARLDRIREHGVGATKLEQVKRYYEVLRKLYEEVYSARPEKILSDRKTLEAAYLFFLEEARKQLKAQSQDDPAEITTNI from the coding sequence TTGGATTCTGCGTGTCAATTTATTTTGACAGTTAGCCGAATAGCAGGAGTAGCTGAAGATAAAAGACCTTTACTGCTAGCTGCAACGGCTGTTCATGACTTGAATAAATTAGATACTCAAGGGCGTAATGTCAAAACTCTAGCCAGAAATAAGGACTTTTTAAGAGAAGAACTGGAAAAAGCTTGTGTACTAACTTTTGTGGTGACAGAAGATGACTTTGAATTAGTCAGAAAGCTAATTGAACGCCATTCAGGTCACAACATCAGCGATGCGGCAAGATTTTTACCAGAAGACCCAGACATTGAACGATGGGCGGCGATGCTGACGGCTGCTGATTTGTTTGATTTAGGAATTCCAGATGAAAAACGTTTTCGCAAACTAGAAACGGAATTAACTGTTGCTTTTGGGCGAAGCTGCAACTTGTTTAGATTACGCTTAACTGAAGATAAAGGCTATATTACAGCCCTACTACTAGGTGCTTGTGAAGAAGTTTTACAAAAGCATGGGTTGAATTCTTTAGCAATTTTTCCTGATGGCGAACTGTTTGAAGGTGAAGCCCTACCAAAAGTAAGTTTGACAAAAGAAATAGCGGGTGTTTGGCAAAGTAAAATCGACTTAGTTTTTGGGAATAATATCGAAAGACTTGTTAGACCTACTAAGGATGGTATTAAGATTACTCATCAAGCTATTCAGCAAAATATAGAGGAAGTATTAATAAATTTTGAGTCCCTTTTAGAAAGAAAAAAAGCTGGTTATAAATCAGAGAAGATTACTAAAGATGTGACTAAGTGGAGTGATGCAGCTGGTGCAGATGCAATAAACAAAGCGACTAAACTTGGCTTAATACCTGTCAGTGATGCAGACGAATTTGCTATATCTGAGGGATTGAAAGCAGCTTATCTCAGCTACCGTGAGGTAGGATTAAGTTCTAAGGAAGTTTGGAATAAAATTGCCTATCACACTGGTATTTCTGAACAACAACGTATTGCACTTGAACCCTTTAACGGTCAATATGGGCGACCTTTATTTGCTGCAAAAGCTGCTATTAAGGGAATTGAAGGTATTAAAGAAGCTCTCAAAGAATCTTTTCAACTCAGAAAGGAAAGTACACAATTCTCAGAAGACATAGAGGTATCTGAGGAAATGATTGTAGCCGTTAACAGAATGGTAAATTTACCTTTTACTGTTCGGCTAAATGGAGTCAGCGATTTAAATGCTTATACAGAAGTAAATCCTAAACGCAGATGCTTTTTAGGCTCTACTTCTACTGAGATAGACGAGCTAATTTCAGCTAATATGCCTCCAGGTACGAAAGTACAAGCTTTTTCTAATCGCTTACCAGGTGGTATCAATGCAGAACCTAAAAGACAAGCAGATTCAATTGCAGCTTTAGCTTATCAATTGATGGCAGTTGGAGCAAATTTTCCGGCTGTTAAAAAGCAAGACCCCATATATCTACACTTAGCATTACCTAAAGGTTCTGCACCTGAATTATTAAGAATCTGGCGCGAACTTCTGCAACAACTTGCAGCAACCAATGCTGATAGTGGTACTGTTACTGTTGATAAAATACAGCTATATCGAGATAATCAGCTTGAATTCACATCTGACAAAGTAGTTGGTGCAGCGTTACCAAAGCGTCCAGAATTTGTACACACAACAGTGATTATTCCTATAGTGTGGGGAGATGCTAACGCTTCTTTAGCATTACTAAAGTCGCTGAGACTCGGTTTAGAAATATCTTTGTCTTTAGATATTGGCTTTCCTTTTACTCTTAGTAGCAACTTAGAAGTTGAGTTATTTAATGACGTTTACGGACGAGTAGAAGGAATCCCTGCTGCTCTGCAACCTTTACTAGGAAGCGGACAATATCAACAGTGTCAAGATGCAGAAAAAATCCTTGAGCGTCTACGTTGTATTGGCAAACTAGCAATATCTGTAGCAAGTATTCAGAAAGCCGATGATTGTTTGTACGATTTAGTTCGCGCTTGTGCTAGACCAATAGAACTTTATTATGTTTTACTGCGTTGGATTTTACGAGAACAAGATGAACCAAATTTGAGTGCTATCTGGAGCCGTATTTGCGAACCATTAAATACTTTGTTGAACAATCTTATGCCAAATGAAACCTCATTATTGACTCAGTATCTCAAAGAAGCTGCTCAAATAGCAGCGGAGGCGAAAATCTGGGGAAGCTCTTTCAAACGTACTGCTCAAACAGAACCTTTCACAGCTTTTATTGCTGCTATTCGTACTCAAAAATCCCATTTAGGTTTGGAGACGATTTTTGCGGCTTTGATACAACAATATCACGCCCGCTTAGATCGTATTCG